One Pecten maximus chromosome 7, xPecMax1.1, whole genome shotgun sequence genomic window carries:
- the LOC117330318 gene encoding peritrophin-1-like — translation MLVLFAVAAVLAGIRADPVCPKTSSVAWVEDKSDCSTFYMCYQGRHFKYICPSGLVWTPDSRMCVTKGSSEDKCTTPVRAKQPCLSGVKARESHEGNCAKYYECGVSRSAGPSTPTLMECPYPLLFDEQKERCEFPEVVKCDQRMEPTDPCEYDINKCDESADCPPCYVRFPTCKGLPEGLNPWKGKEWTPHFTVCKKERVVYSGTCTPTDQGQQRMFNPDERTCVEPKILTFSQP, via the exons ATGTTGGTTCTGTTCGCCGTCGCCGCTGTCTTAGCAGGTATACGGGCGGATCCCGTATGTCCAAAGACATCCTCCGTCGCCTGGGTGGAAGACAAGTCAGACTGTTCCACTTTCTACATGTGTTACCAGGGACGTCATTTCAAGTACATATGTCCGTCCGGGCTTGTGTGGACGCCGGACAGCCGGATGTGTGTTACCAAGGGATCCTCAGAAGACAAAT gtACGACTCCAGTTAGAGCCAAACAACCTTGTCTGTCCGGAGTAAAGGCCCGCGAGTCTCACGAAGGTAACTGTGCTAAGTACTACGAGTGTGGCGTGAGTCGGTCAGCGGGGCCCAGTACCCCTACCCTAATGGAGTGCCCTTACCCACTCCTCTTTGACGAACAGAAGGAGCGCTGCGAGTTCCCGGAAGTGGTAAAGTGTGACCAACGAATGGAACCAACAGACCCAT GCGAGTATGACATCAATAAGTGTGACGAAAGTGCGGACTGTCCCCCGTGTTACGTACGTTTTCCAACTTGTAAAGGACTGCCGGAGGGTCTCAATCCCTGGAAAGGCAAGGAGTGGACCCCACACTTCACCGTGTGCAAAAAGGAGCGTGTCGTTTATAGTGGAACGTGCACCCCGACGGACCAAGGACAACAACGTATGTTTAACCCGGACGAACGGACATGCGTGGAACCAAAGATCCTCACCTTCTCCCAGCCTTAA